In Lineus longissimus chromosome 9, tnLinLong1.2, whole genome shotgun sequence, one genomic interval encodes:
- the LOC135493154 gene encoding pericentriolar material 1 protein-like isoform X6 produces MASGGRAAMSEPRKRGKGAYKVRQSNLADNVSEDRTSVRSAPSLQEDRPNNWDFSDWRPSSMFDSSKRIKKENPEKERDKEKEKGQSLLHESPDRSDHRHHRHRTPSTFPRTKMTANTPASQRVALEKLKTQLNFSDQDEVSNEGERNNERHMPSRRDRPANYTHQDTSGPRRDNRPMDEQRRDNRNVNLGEGEPDSNHIVGRLMQIRGYIKQASNMKQSLLSASGDSRAKKEQLKKLNGLLEHLKEQEGGYVSLLEQMLSSQMEMDDAAAAMETREEDDSESVDIGVDAQSEVSEATTNLTFNANSRPRIEGSLGDYSDEEPPMSIISDFESTGLDQEGSNAPLGLVERKKLEIEAMEAQQTSHWDILTSEARAAIDEKNSELEALRQQRDLLRNMLGQQRQLRDLQGRQVELLQAQRNAEVDVEALDDESTGGDDPIDVAAAANAPISDQEESDESNNNLEVVPRELKELRQKLDYLKNIYQNYPKRDQEEKEAEKEGATAAADSHAIMVEQADRKKQMLQNKLNDLQEKKDSMDTLLSELHNIRQQRCMQINNDLDSNKDSGSVTSSMMRMEQSAAAADLADGTIGDANDVLEMLDARSKLKKLEEVRGRLGHLKDLVQYYESGTQFIHEQDGEDQSSLPAFSDYEDPELMRNLKAFKEDQALARMLYAQKVEEEGATEDDEEDDGQESEQTTEETETETESQMSLGPWGEDPEIQAKVKKLKDAKGRLRRLQQLVNAVQTSPQTVRPEDIAELVASVDGDTSLSEDKQDTSYMASEGEVTEQMRKSVYNARVDEQKSELNNLLYERQRLLGIQNQLQKLYEQFPDVEGMEEVLPQSKPVQNGNASGSNGSGNGGRVKQPVTFQEPPEVFTNDDLYDKMRRQRILREELRQKKRELEAIMKKGRIKKVYNKNQDNQSDNISYSNRSDPFGTMSADFTTAATWGGSTTENLEEVEERNKKKRNNDDDDTDSSTTSEEDDAYPSDGIIQVEEEEEEDDNSEHETYIINEDELGTQGPCVRPPVIESLGARAKGKKGKPDNLDGRVKPRFNAWGSGTSLPKGAKPAPGVKSWSRPVGKVGKQERKLRQENYRSPEDIVREEGNIELLSGLQRQLETTTALCHSLLRDQQALNQVVQSGGLNTPGVLTAGSPYRAPYYDPVSQLNQQQLQFSLQQCQQQMYQQHIEMMQLQQQMAALLQPADSTRSNREQNDEDFRNPYASHSLRNPFRMPSPSYPSPTSQTQMFAQHTPGFSLSPVFPTGFGLGAEGARNTSSSQEGGREIWVNTSGNKKALSKGTDTGDKFKRYPVKPTIPDEDVPKLNLEEILNSKKKPKKPARVENKIKKTEEKDSAVIGRKFPSGPSSGRAAAMAKLSSKKRTPTTANAATGTPADLYRPGLSSQICGTAFHDNASQSSVVSSVPGGERMSLAKLLEKKSKGRVFGDLDSDVPSNLSLFEALRETIYSEVATLISQNENRPHFLIEIFRELQMLSSDYLRQRALYSIQDLVTRFLTDDSMDADSVQAPRPIWLNTTGYTGSEQTPSESLMTSEDDQDNMAMQRMREYERKLALAGGKDPDGASPQATKTKSTQKDAAEAMSSSAQDQGSESSASEVHYPRIDTHQLDQQIKAIMTEVIPILKEHMNTVCSPQLLGYIRQIVLDLTKQGDEGQEFVRFFHKQLGTLIQDSLAKFEGRKLNECGEDLLVDMSEVLFNELAFFRLMQDLDDPALSTQRMLAKWRQDSVTSGTEVSTLDGREDGEIDDGSEVRLEYETTEKSDSGDDGDESDDEAENIEEATRASNREEEELGKMRDDEFAGVVEVVNERDEDSDRNSSMMKVELAMSETKPFTRIGSDEDDENMTDESLGSIADPSETAVSRELEAEEEPEQQVDGATEKKADDNKDDEKDVDEQEAQENVHVNGEVVDDDDVEEIGIDDLPSKLTVNQEMIEKKMEEEDEDNSARAAALTITDTELAGDPLHLKEPEPLANSADA; encoded by the exons ATGGCAAGTGGGGGCCGAGCTGCCATGTCGGAACCGAGGAAGAGAGGCAAGGGGGCCTACAAAGTTAGACAGAGCAACTTGGCAGACAATGTCAGTGAAGACAGGACCAGTGTCAGGAGTGCACCAAGTCTTCAGGAGGACAGGCCAAACAACTGG GATTTCTCTGACTGGAGACCGAGCAGTATGTTCGACAGCAGCAAACGAATCAAAAAAGAAAATCCCGAAAAAGAACGggacaaggaaaaagaaaaggGCCAGTCGTTGTTGCACGAGTCACCCGACCGTTCAGACCACCGCCATCATCGACACAGGACCCCGTCGACATTCCCGCGGACAAAGATGACGGCTAATACTCCCGCGTCGCAGAGAGTGGCACtggaaaaactgaaaacacagcTGAACTTCAGTGATCAAGATGAG GTGAGTAACGAGGGTGAGCGGAACAATGAACGCCACATGCCCAGCCGTCGAGACCGTCCTGCAAACTACACACACCAGGACACGTCCGGACCCCGACGTGATAATCGGCCGATGGATGAGCAGAGACGTGACAATAGGAATGTAAATCTAGGAGAGGGAGAG CCTGATAGCAACCACATCGTCGGACGGTTGATGCAAATCCGCGGTTACATCAAGCAGGCCTCGAATATGAAGCAGTCGTTACTGTCGGCATCCGGTGATTCT CGTGCAAAAAAGGAGCAGCTTAAGAAACTAAATGGTTTGTTAGAGCACCTGAAAGAGCAGGAGGGTGGATACGTGAGCTTGTTGGAGCAAATGCTG TCGAGTCAGATGGAAATGGACGATGCAGCAGCTGCCATGGAGACGAGAGAAGAAGACGACTCGGAATCGGTCGATATCGGCGTGGACGCCCAGTCAGAGGTCTCAGAAGCTACAACG AACTTGACGTTCAATGCCAATTCCCGGCCGCGGATTGAGGGGAGCCTTGGAGACTATTCTGATGAAGAACCGCCCATGAGCATTATCTCCGATTTTGAGAGTACTGGCTTAGATCAAGAG GGTTCCAATGCTCCTCTTGGTTTGGTCGAGAGGAAGAAACTCGAAATCGAAGCCATGGAGGCCCAGCAGACGTCACACTGGGACATCCTGACGTCAGAGGCACGGGCGGCAATCGATGAAAAGAACAGCGAATTAGAAGCGTTACGCCAGCAGCGTGACCTGTTGAGGAATATGTTGGGCCAGCAGAGACAGTTACGCGACCTCCAAGGGAGACAGGTTGAGTTGTTGCAGGCGCAGCGGAATGCCGAGGTCGATGTTGAGGCGTTGGATGACGAATCGACCGGCGGCGACGACCCGATCGATGTGGCTGCTGCGGCGAATGCCCCGATTTCTGATCAGGAGGAGTCGGATGAGAGCAATAATAATCTGGAAGTCGTGCCAAGGGAATTGAAGGAACTCAGGCAGAAGCTGGACTATCTGAAAAATATCTATCAGAATTATCCAAAGAGGGACCAG GAGGAGAAAGAAGCAGAAAAAGAGGGAGCCACTGCCGCGGCCGACTCGCACGCCATCATGGTCGAACAGGCCGACCGAAAGAAACAGATGCTTCAGAACAAACTGAACGACCTTCAAGAGAAGAAGGACAGCATGGACACTCTCCTCTCGGAGCTGCACAACATTCGACAGCAGAGGTGTATGCAGATTAATAATG ATCTCGATTCCAACAAGGACAGTGGCAGCGTGACATCGTCGATGATGAGGATGGAACAGTCTGCTGCAGCTGCTGATCTCGCCGATGGGACCATAGGTGATGCGAATGATGTTCTGGAGATGTTGGACGCGAGATCAAAACTCAA GAAACTTGAGGAAGTACGAGGACGTCTCGGCCACCTCAAAGATTTAGTTCAGTATTACGAGTCTGGGACTCAGTTCATCCACGAACAAGATGGAGAGGACCAGTCCTCGCTGCCGGCGTTCAGCGACTACGAGGACCCTGAACTCATGCGCAACCTGAAGGCGTTCAAAGAGGACCAGGCCTTGGCCCGTATGTTGTACGCGCAGAAGGTCGAGGAGGAGGGCGCCACGGAGGATGACGAAGAGGATGACGGGCAGGAGTCGGAGCAGACGACAGAGGAGACGGAAACGGAAACCGAGTCGCAGATGAGTCTCGGGCCGTGGGGGGAGGATCCAGAAATACAGGCGAAAGTCAA gaaaTTGAAAGATGCCAAAGGCCGACTAAGGCGTCTCCAGCAGCTCGTAAACGCCGTTCAAACCTCGCCGCAGACCGTGCGTCCAGAAGATATCGCGGAGTTAGTCGCGAGCGTCGATGGGGACACATCGCTGTCCGAGGACAAGCAAGACACCAGCTACATGGCGAGCGAGGGAGAGGTGACGGAACAGATGCGGAAGAGCGTGTACAACGCCAGGGTCGACGAGCAGAAGAGCGAACTGAATAATCTCCTCTATGAGCGACAGAGACTCCTGGGAATACAAAACCAATTACAGAAGCTGTATGAGCAGTTCCCAGACGTCGAAGGG ATGGAAGAGGTCCTTCCGCAGAGCAAGCCGGTGCAGAACGGTAACGCCAGCGGTAGTAACGGTAGCGGTAACGGCGGCCGCGTGAAGCAGCCGGTAACGTTCCAGGAACCGCCGGAGGTCTTCACCAACGACGATCTGTACGACAAGATGAGGAGGCAGCGTATCTTGCGTGAGGAATTACGCCAAAAGAAACGAGAACTCGAGGCGATCATGAAGAAGGGTCGCATCAAGAAGGTTTACAATAAGAACCAGGATAATCAGAGTGATAATATTTCATACTCGAACAGATCAGATCCGTTTGG AACGATGAGTGCCGATTTTACGACTGCAGCCACGTGGGGTGGATCGACGACCGAGAATCTGGAAGAGGTTGAGGaaagaaacaagaagaaacgcaacaatgacgacgatgatacGGATAGCTCGACGACGTCTGAGGAAGATGATGCATACCCGAGTGACGGCATCATCCAggtggaggaggaagaggaggaggatgacAACTCGGAGCACGAGACGTATATCATCAATGAGGATGAACTCGGTACGCAAGGCCCGTGCGTCCGACCCCCGGTCATTGAGAGCTTGGGAGCCAGAGCTAAGGGAAAGAAGGGAAAGCCTGACAACTTGGATGGGCGCGTCAAGCCGAGGTTTAATGCCTGGGGTTCAGGCACTTCACTGCCAAAGGGAGCCAAACCGGCCCCTGGTGTGAAGTCTTGGTCCAGGCCTGTTGGAAAGGTTGGCAAGCAGGAACGAAAGCTCCGGCAGGAGAATTATCGCTCTCCAGAAGATATCGTACGCGAGGAAGGAAATATTGAATTATTAAGTGGTCTGCAGAGACAGCTTGAGACGACCACAGCGTTGTGTCATTCTTTGCTCCGCGATCAGCAAGCCCTGAATCAAGTGGTCCAAAGTGGTGGACTCAATACCCCCGGTGTGTTGACTGCAGGCAGTCCATACCGCGCTCCGTATTATGACCCCGTGTCGCAGTTGAACCAGCAGCAACTCCAGTTCTCCCTGCAGCAGTGCCAACAGCAGATGTACCAGCAACACATCGAGATGATGCAGCTCCAACAGCAAATGGCCGCGCTTCTCCAACCAGCTGACTCTACCCGTAGCAATCGTGAACAAAATGATGAAGATTTCCGTAATCCGTATGCAAGCCATTCGTTACGAAATCCATTCCGTATGCCCAGCCCATCCTACCCATCACCTACTTCTCAAACCCAGATGTTTGCACAGCATACCCCTGGTTTTAGTTTGAGTCCAGTTTTCCCGACTGGGTTCGGTTTGGGGGCAGAAGGTGCCCGCAATACCAGCTCCAGTCAGGAAGGCGGGCGGGAAATCTGGGTCAACACGTCAGGGAACAAGAAGGCACTGAGCAAAGGGACTGACACAGGTGACAAGTTTAAAAGATACCCGGTGAAACCAACCATACCAGACGAAGATGTCCCCAAGTTGAACTTGGAGGAAATACTCAATTCAAAAAAGAA GCCCAAGAAACCTGCTAGAGTTGAAAATAAGATTAAGAAAACCGAAGAAAAAGACTCGGCTGTGATAGGCAGAAAATTTCCCTCCGGACCCTCGAGTGGCCGAGCAGCAGCCATGGCCAAGTTGTCCAGTAAAAAACGCACCCCCACCACTGCTAACGCTGCGACAGGCACACCTGCTGATTTATATCGTCCAGGCCTGAGCTCGCAGATCTGCGGCACAGCGTTCCATGATAATGCCAGCCAGTCGAGTGTCGTGTCGAGTGTCCCTGGAGGGGAAAGGATGTCGCTGGCAAAGCTCTTGGAGAAGAAGTCCAAGGGAAGAGTATTTGGAGACCT TGATTCCGATGTCCCCAGTAACCTCTCCCTCTTCGAGGCTCTCCGAGAGACCATTTACTCTGAAGTCGCCACACTGATTTCCCAGAACGAAAATCGTCCACACTTCCTCATCGAGATATTCCGTGAATTGCAAATGTTGAGTTCAGATTATCTCCGCCAGAGGGCGCTGTACTCGATTCAGGACCTGGTGACGAGGTTTCTTACTGACGACAGCATGGATGCAGATTCTGTGCAGGCC CCCCGTCCTATTTGGCTCAATACAACCGGTTACACCGGCTCTGAACAGACACCTAGTGAAAGCCTAATGACGTCTGAGGACGACCAGGACAATATG GCTATGCAGCGTATGCGCGAATACGAGCGCAAGTTGGCCCTGGCCGGTGGGAAGGACCCAGACGGAGCGAGCCCCCAGGCCACAAAGACAAAGTCCACCCAGAAAGATGCTGCTGAGGCCATGAGCAGCTCGGCCCAAGATCAAGGCAGTGAGAGCTCTGCTTCCGAGGTCCAT TACCCTCGCATCGACACCCATCAGCTCGACCAGCAGATCAAGGCCATCATGACCGAGGTCATCCCCATCCTCAAGGAGCACATGAACACCGTCTGCTCGCCTCAGCTCCTCGGCTACATCAGGCAGATCGTCCTTGACCTCACCAAACAGGGCGACGAGGGACAGGAGTTTGTGCGCTTCTTCCACAAGCAGTTGGGCACGTTGATCCAGGACTCGCTTGCAAAGTTTGAGGGAAGAAA ACTCAACGAGTGTGGTGAAGACCTTCTCGTCGACATGTCAGAGGTTCTTTTCAACGAGCTGGCATTCTTCCGTCTGATGCAAGATCTTGATGACCCAGCCTTGTCCACGCAGAGAATGCTGGCCAAGTGGAGACAG GACTCGGTAACTTCTGGCACTGAGGTCAGCACCTTGGATGGCCGAGAAGATGGTGAGATAGACGATGGTTCGGAGGTCCGTCTGGAATACGAGACGACGGAGAAATCAGACTCTGgcgatgatggtgatgaaagcGATGATGAAGCTGAGAACATTGAAGAGGCCACGCGAGCTTCCAATCGGGAGGAAGAGGAACTTGGAAAG ATGCGTGATGACGAGTTTGCAGGTGTAGTTGAGGTGGTGAACGAGAGAGATGAAGACAGTGACCGCAACTCCTCCATGATGAAGGTGGAACTGGCCATGAGTGAAACAAAACCGTTTACCCG AATTGGTAGCGACGAGGATGATGAAAACATGACCGACGAATCTCTCGGTAGTATCGCTGACCCGTCCGAGACGGCCGTGTCTCGCGAGTTGGAGGCAGAGGAGGAGCCAGAGCAGCAGGTAGATGGCGCCACGGAGAAGAAGGCAGACGACAATAAGGACGATGAGAAGGATGTGGATGAACAGGAGGCGCAGGAGAATGTGCACGTCAACGGCGAG gttgttgatgatgatgatgtagaagAGATAGGTATTGATGATCTTCCAAGTAAACTAACTGTTAACCAG